A window from Acidimicrobiia bacterium encodes these proteins:
- a CDS encoding DUF4395 domain-containing protein: MTTSEIDMTRTRPATWASDLFSFPNPVNELSARLVAAGVVVMAVATLVFQQPWILVPLAYGFVARVLTGPTLSPLGQLVTRVIVPNLSVLATYVAGPPKRFAQGIGATLSVTALVLHFAFGLTGAAYVFVAMIVVAAGLEAVFALCLGCRLFALLMRWGVIADDVCERCSNIWIDEHTPA, translated from the coding sequence ATGACCACATCCGAGATCGACATGACGCGCACCCGGCCCGCCACGTGGGCGAGCGACCTGTTCAGCTTCCCCAACCCGGTCAACGAGCTCTCGGCGCGACTCGTCGCGGCGGGCGTGGTCGTGATGGCCGTCGCCACGTTGGTCTTCCAGCAGCCGTGGATCCTGGTGCCGCTCGCCTACGGCTTCGTCGCCCGCGTGCTCACGGGCCCGACGCTGAGCCCGCTCGGCCAGCTCGTGACACGGGTGATCGTGCCGAACCTGTCGGTGCTCGCCACCTACGTGGCGGGGCCGCCGAAGCGCTTCGCCCAGGGCATCGGCGCCACCCTGTCGGTGACGGCACTCGTGTTGCACTTCGCGTTCGGGCTCACGGGAGCGGCGTACGTGTTCGTGGCCATGATCGTCGTGGCCGCCGGCCTCGAGGCCGTGTTCGCGCTCTGCCTCGGCTGTCGCCTCTTCGCTCTACTCATGCGCTGGGGTGTGATCGCCGACGACGTGTGCGAGCGCTGCAGCAACATCTGGATCGACGAGCACACACCCGCCTGA
- a CDS encoding DUF6544 family protein produces MGARSDAAVAFDDLASPMPPIGTFSSDETLDLPAPARRLLASSLTEGTELASGVVLTMEGEIKLKKWMPFRARQVVRAGTGFVWDATVGRGPLRFVGSDSYHDGRGALDFRLWGLVPVARASGPDVDRSARGRLAAETVAWLPQALTPAAGARWTPVDDERAVVTVPVDDDSFDVTVSVDAEGHLRELSMLRWGDPDGSFAEHRFGSIVEDVATFDGVTIASAGRVAWHRGSDRRDDGEFFRYRITDARHTSGRS; encoded by the coding sequence ATGGGTGCACGATCTGATGCGGCAGTGGCGTTCGACGACCTCGCGAGCCCGATGCCGCCGATCGGGACGTTCAGCTCCGACGAAACGCTCGACCTCCCGGCTCCGGCTCGTCGGCTCCTCGCGAGCTCCCTGACCGAGGGCACCGAACTCGCTTCGGGCGTTGTCCTCACCATGGAGGGCGAGATCAAGCTCAAGAAGTGGATGCCGTTCCGTGCCCGCCAGGTGGTCCGTGCCGGGACGGGGTTCGTGTGGGACGCCACGGTCGGGCGTGGGCCTCTGCGCTTCGTCGGCTCCGACAGCTACCACGACGGTCGGGGCGCGTTGGACTTCCGGCTCTGGGGTCTCGTTCCTGTCGCCCGGGCCTCCGGGCCCGACGTGGACCGCAGCGCGCGGGGACGTCTGGCCGCCGAGACGGTGGCGTGGCTCCCCCAGGCACTCACACCGGCGGCGGGTGCACGCTGGACGCCGGTCGACGACGAACGTGCCGTCGTGACGGTGCCCGTCGACGACGACTCGTTCGACGTCACGGTCAGCGTCGACGCCGAGGGACACCTACGCGAGTTGTCGATGCTGCGGTGGGGAGATCCCGACGGCTCGTTCGCCGAGCACCGGTTCGGGAGCATCGTGGAGGACGTCGCGACCTTCGACGGAGTGACGATCGCCTCGGCCGGGCGGGTCGCCTGGCACCGGGGTTCGGACCGCCGGGATGACGGGGAGTTCTTCCGCTACCGGATCACCGACGCACGCCACACCTCCGGTCGGAGCTGA
- a CDS encoding BldC family transcriptional regulator codes for MTNPIEHEELLTPSEVAAMFRVNPKTVTRWARAGKISAIRTLGGHRRFKASEIRRFLDQVDEDVEL; via the coding sequence ATGACGAACCCGATCGAGCACGAGGAGCTGCTCACGCCCTCCGAGGTGGCCGCGATGTTCCGCGTCAACCCGAAGACCGTGACCCGCTGGGCCCGTGCCGGCAAGATCTCCGCGATCCGGACCCTGGGCGGCCACCGCCGCTTCAAGGCCTCCGAGATCCGGCGCTTCCTCGACCAGGTCGACGAGGACGTCGAGCTCTAG
- a CDS encoding ParA family protein — protein MTQVLAVANQKGGVAKTTTTHTLGVALAELGDRVLLVDLDAQACLTWALGLDPEALRSSLHDVLTGHAEAAEVITTTGKVQLLPATIDLAGTEMHLLTKTGREHTLARALMPVLDDYDVVLIDCPPSLGILTINGLTAAQEILIPLQCETLSHRGVGQLLETIDDVRAFTNPRLTVRGVIPTMYDGRTRHAREVIEDVGDRYGLTVLEPPIPKSIRFAEAPARGLTVLDHAPKVKGAAAYRELAAAIRSTRDDAPHTP, from the coding sequence GTGACACAGGTTCTCGCCGTGGCGAACCAGAAGGGCGGCGTGGCCAAGACCACGACCACCCACACCCTCGGGGTGGCCCTCGCCGAGCTCGGCGACCGGGTGCTGCTCGTCGATCTCGACGCGCAGGCGTGTCTCACGTGGGCCCTGGGGCTCGATCCCGAGGCACTGCGGAGCTCCCTGCACGACGTCCTCACCGGGCACGCCGAGGCGGCCGAGGTCATCACGACCACCGGCAAGGTGCAGCTGCTCCCCGCCACCATCGACCTCGCGGGCACGGAGATGCACCTGCTCACGAAGACCGGCCGGGAACACACGCTCGCACGCGCGCTGATGCCGGTCCTCGACGACTACGACGTCGTTCTGATCGACTGCCCGCCGTCGCTCGGCATTCTCACGATCAACGGGCTCACGGCCGCACAGGAGATCCTCATCCCTCTCCAGTGCGAGACGCTCAGCCACCGCGGCGTCGGCCAACTCCTCGAGACAATCGACGACGTCCGTGCCTTCACGAACCCACGCCTCACCGTGCGGGGCGTGATTCCCACAATGTACGACGGGCGCACACGCCATGCCCGGGAGGTGATCGAGGACGTCGGCGACCGCTACGGGCTGACCGTGCTCGAGCCGCCGATCCCCAAGTCGATCCGCTTCGCCGAGGCACCGGCGCGTGGCCTCACCGTCCTCGACCACGCCCCGAAGGTCAAGGGGGCGGCCGCCTACCGCGAGCTCGCAGCGGCGATCCGCTCCACACGCGACGACGCACCGCACACGCCGTGA
- the purM gene encoding phosphoribosylformylglycinamidine cyclo-ligase: MSDRQRGGRRLTYRESGVDIAAGENAVERIKEHVRSTFRPEVVGDIGGFGGLFAFDPTRYRDPLLVSATDGVGTKSLIARAVGDFSSIGIDLVAMSVDDIAVQGAEPLFFLDYISVGKLDPDMIDDIVAGVAAGCRHAGAALLGGEMSEHPGIMEPGEFDLVGFAVGVVDREKVLPSGVRPGDRVVGLGSGGLRCNGYSLARAALLDTAGRDLTGPAWAGAHHSLGEELLRPSVIYAPAMSELRGHVDVHAFAHVTGGGIPNNLNRVLPDRCDAVIDRGRWEERRIFGEIREAGNVPEDEMESVFNLGIGMLAVVAAADALRAVDIARTAGHDAWLVGEIVEGSGHTRIARQT; encoded by the coding sequence GTGAGCGACCGACAGCGGGGTGGGCGCCGCCTCACCTACCGGGAGTCCGGTGTCGACATCGCCGCCGGCGAGAACGCGGTGGAGCGCATCAAGGAGCACGTCCGCTCCACGTTCCGTCCCGAGGTCGTCGGCGACATCGGGGGCTTCGGTGGCCTGTTCGCCTTCGACCCCACGCGGTACCGCGACCCGTTGCTCGTGTCGGCCACTGACGGTGTCGGTACCAAGTCGCTCATCGCACGCGCCGTCGGCGACTTCTCGAGCATCGGCATCGATCTCGTGGCCATGTCGGTCGACGACATCGCGGTGCAGGGCGCCGAGCCGTTGTTCTTCCTCGACTACATCTCGGTCGGCAAGCTCGATCCCGACATGATCGACGACATCGTGGCCGGCGTCGCCGCGGGCTGCCGCCACGCCGGAGCGGCGCTCCTCGGTGGTGAGATGTCGGAGCACCCCGGGATCATGGAGCCCGGTGAGTTCGACCTGGTCGGCTTCGCCGTGGGTGTCGTCGACCGGGAGAAGGTGCTCCCCTCCGGCGTGCGACCGGGCGACCGGGTGGTCGGCCTGGGTAGCGGGGGGCTTCGGTGCAACGGCTACTCGCTGGCGCGTGCCGCACTGCTCGACACCGCCGGTCGGGATCTCACCGGCCCGGCCTGGGCCGGCGCCCACCACTCCCTCGGTGAGGAGTTGCTGCGCCCGAGTGTGATCTACGCGCCCGCCATGTCCGAGCTGCGCGGCCACGTCGACGTCCACGCCTTCGCCCACGTCACCGGAGGGGGGATCCCCAACAACCTCAACCGGGTCCTGCCCGACCGCTGCGATGCCGTGATCGACCGCGGCCGCTGGGAGGAGCGACGGATCTTCGGTGAGATCCGCGAGGCCGGGAACGTCCCCGAGGACGAGATGGAGAGTGTGTTCAACCTCGGGATCGGGATGCTCGCCGTCGTGGCGGCCGCCGACGCCCTGCGCGCCGTCGACATCGCCCGCACCGCCGGGCACGACGCGTGGCTCGTCGGCGAGATCGTCGAAGGCTCCGGTCACACTCGCATCGCGCGTCAGACCTAG
- the purF gene encoding amidophosphoribosyltransferase has translation MERGVGESCGVFGVYAPGQPVAGLSYYGLYALQHRGQESAGIATSDGETITVVKDMGLVTQVFDEQNLAALDGHLSIGHVRYSTTGTSDWRNAQPVYRSVGEAGFALAHNGNLTNTAALAADLGQLPGMVPDMSVADSTSDSDLIAAMMAQSWGTRDRADGRDLEESLLATLPHLEGAFSLVLMDDAHLVGVRDRHGFRPLVIGKMEGGWVLASESAALDIVGAHFVRDVQPGEMVVIDASGLRELRWADPEPRLCLFEFVYFSRPDTDLYGQSVHAARQRMGESLADQAPAKADMVMPVPESGIPAAQGFARASGIPYGDGLVKNRYVGRTFIAPNQQMRGMGVRLKLNPLVENIRGKSVVVVDDSIVRGTTTRQIVKMLRESGAKEVHLRISSPPYRWPCFYGMDTGRRSELLAADMSVGEISDYIGADSLAYLDLERLVEATGASPGSFCSACLSGEYPVEIPEALSKDVLELPLDDGPPASTAPTALTSGGGPVPSPADDVRA, from the coding sequence GTGGAGCGCGGTGTGGGTGAGTCCTGTGGGGTCTTCGGCGTCTACGCGCCGGGTCAGCCGGTCGCCGGCCTGTCGTACTACGGCCTCTACGCCCTCCAGCACCGCGGCCAGGAGTCGGCGGGCATCGCCACGAGCGACGGCGAGACCATCACCGTCGTCAAGGACATGGGGCTCGTCACGCAGGTCTTCGACGAGCAGAACCTCGCCGCCCTCGACGGTCACCTCTCGATCGGCCACGTGCGCTACTCCACCACCGGTACGAGCGACTGGCGCAACGCACAACCCGTCTACCGCTCCGTGGGAGAGGCCGGTTTCGCCCTGGCGCACAACGGGAACCTCACCAACACCGCGGCGCTCGCCGCCGACCTCGGCCAGCTCCCGGGGATGGTTCCCGACATGTCGGTGGCCGACTCCACGAGCGACTCCGACCTGATCGCCGCCATGATGGCGCAGTCGTGGGGCACTCGCGACCGCGCCGACGGCCGCGACCTCGAGGAGTCGCTGCTCGCCACGTTGCCGCACCTCGAAGGCGCCTTCTCGCTCGTGCTCATGGACGATGCCCACCTCGTGGGTGTGCGCGACCGCCACGGGTTCCGCCCGCTCGTGATCGGCAAGATGGAGGGCGGCTGGGTGCTCGCCAGCGAGTCGGCGGCCCTCGACATCGTGGGAGCCCACTTCGTGCGCGACGTCCAGCCCGGCGAGATGGTCGTGATCGACGCCTCCGGGCTGCGCGAGCTCCGGTGGGCCGATCCCGAGCCGCGGCTGTGCCTGTTCGAGTTCGTCTACTTCTCACGGCCCGACACCGACCTCTACGGCCAGAGCGTGCACGCCGCCCGCCAGAGGATGGGCGAGTCGCTGGCCGACCAGGCGCCGGCCAAGGCCGACATGGTGATGCCGGTCCCCGAGTCGGGGATCCCGGCCGCGCAGGGATTCGCGCGGGCGAGCGGCATCCCCTACGGCGACGGGCTCGTGAAGAACCGCTACGTCGGGCGCACCTTCATCGCCCCCAACCAGCAGATGCGCGGCATGGGCGTGCGGCTCAAACTCAACCCGCTCGTGGAGAACATCCGGGGCAAGTCGGTCGTCGTCGTCGACGACTCCATCGTGCGCGGCACCACCACCCGCCAGATCGTGAAGATGCTGCGCGAGTCCGGGGCAAAGGAGGTCCACCTGCGGATCTCGTCGCCGCCCTACCGCTGGCCGTGCTTCTACGGCATGGACACCGGTCGTCGCTCCGAGCTGCTGGCCGCCGACATGTCGGTCGGGGAGATCTCCGACTACATCGGTGCCGACTCCCTCGCCTATCTCGACCTCGAGCGCCTCGTCGAGGCCACGGGTGCCTCGCCGGGTTCCTTCTGCTCGGCGTGCCTGTCGGGCGAGTACCCCGTCGAGATCCCCGAGGCGTTGTCGAAGGACGTGCTGGAGCTTCCCCTCGACGACGGCCCGCCGGCGTCCACCGCTCCCACCGCTCTCACCTCCGGCGGCGGGCCCGTTCCGTCCCCCGCCGACGACGTTCGCGCGTGA
- the cysC gene encoding adenylyl-sulfate kinase: MPTSEPGFCLWFTGLSGSGKSTIATAVVDELRRRGRLVELLDGDEVRENLSKGLGFSKEDRDINIRRIGWVAGLLARNGVISVTAAISPYRAVRDEIRSTITNFVEVYVATPLEVCEERDVKGLYARARSGEVPEFTGVSDPYEEPLNPEVRVLTHDRDVAGSASQVVSYLEGESLITPV; this comes from the coding sequence GTGCCCACATCGGAACCCGGATTCTGTCTCTGGTTCACCGGTCTGTCGGGCTCGGGCAAGAGCACCATCGCGACAGCGGTCGTCGACGAGCTCCGGCGCCGCGGGCGGCTCGTGGAGCTCCTCGACGGCGACGAGGTGCGTGAGAACCTGTCGAAGGGTCTCGGCTTCTCGAAGGAGGACCGCGACATCAACATCCGCCGCATCGGGTGGGTGGCGGGTCTGCTCGCCCGCAACGGCGTGATCTCCGTGACGGCCGCCATCTCGCCGTACCGTGCCGTGCGCGACGAGATCCGCTCGACGATCACCAACTTCGTGGAGGTCTACGTCGCCACGCCGCTGGAGGTGTGCGAGGAGCGTGACGTGAAGGGCCTCTACGCCAGGGCACGGTCCGGGGAGGTCCCCGAGTTCACGGGCGTGTCGGACCCCTACGAGGAACCGCTGAACCCCGAGGTACGCGTGCTCACCCACGACCGCGACGTCGCCGGGTCGGCGTCGCAGGTGGTCAGCTACCTCGAAGGAGAAAGTCTCATCACCCCCGTATGA
- a CDS encoding PHP domain-containing protein has product MIDLHSHSTVSDGTDTPTEILRMAAGAGLSALALSDHDTLLHLDEARAAAERFGVRLVPACEISCELDGRAPGTMHLLVYFIEDPEGPLGSKLAAIQDSRVNRNTHIVDALHRHGMGEVTVEEILEVAGGGTVGRPHIADVMVRHGYVESNQEAFDHWLAKGKPAYVERLRLGPEEAIELAHAEGAVTSLAHPFTLGLDDDALDAFVAEMAAAGLDALECLYSTYSAEETEAVSALAARHGLARTGGSDYHGTYKPGLSIGTGRGDLVVPDEVLTELEARRPAA; this is encoded by the coding sequence GTGATCGACCTGCACTCCCACTCCACCGTGTCCGACGGCACCGACACGCCCACCGAGATCCTGCGGATGGCCGCCGGCGCCGGGCTCTCCGCCCTGGCGCTGAGCGACCACGACACCCTCCTGCACCTCGACGAGGCGCGCGCCGCCGCCGAGCGCTTCGGGGTACGCCTCGTCCCCGCCTGCGAGATCTCGTGTGAGCTCGACGGACGCGCGCCCGGCACGATGCACCTCCTCGTGTACTTCATCGAGGACCCCGAGGGGCCTCTCGGCTCGAAGCTCGCCGCGATCCAGGACTCCCGGGTCAACCGCAACACCCACATCGTCGACGCGTTGCACCGCCACGGGATGGGCGAGGTGACCGTGGAGGAGATCCTGGAGGTGGCGGGCGGGGGTACCGTCGGACGGCCGCACATCGCGGACGTGATGGTGCGCCACGGCTACGTCGAATCGAACCAGGAGGCGTTCGACCACTGGCTCGCCAAGGGGAAGCCCGCCTACGTGGAGCGTCTCCGGCTCGGCCCCGAGGAGGCGATCGAGCTGGCCCACGCCGAGGGGGCGGTCACCTCGCTCGCGCACCCGTTCACGCTGGGTCTCGACGACGACGCGCTCGACGCGTTCGTGGCCGAGATGGCGGCCGCGGGGCTCGATGCCCTGGAGTGCCTCTACAGCACCTACTCGGCCGAGGAGACCGAGGCGGTGTCGGCCCTGGCTGCGCGCCACGGCCTCGCTCGCACCGGCGGCTCCGACTACCACGGCACCTACAAGCCCGGGCTGAGCATCGGCACGGGCCGCGGCGATCTCGTCGTCCCCGACGAGGTGCTCACCGAGCTCGAGGCCCGCCGCCCGGCCGCCTGA
- the purL gene encoding phosphoribosylformylglycinamidine synthase subunit PurL, protein MSSKETPPGPPLSGPPLHRQLGMTDDEFHAVVSLLGREPSHEELAMLSVMWSEHCSYKSSSVHLRRLPTEAPWVLVGPGEGAGVIDVGDGLAVAIRIESHNHPSAVEPYQGAATGVGGIIRDIFSMGARPIALMDPLRFGPLDDPHVRYLFEGVVSGISGYGNAVGVPTVGGELVFDETYRDNPLVNVLCLGVLPQERMVLARAEGEGNLAVLLGASTGRDGIGGASVLASAGFAEGDEEKRPSVQVGDPFEEKKLIEACLEMLERRLAVGVQDLGAAGISCAASETAANAGAGMDLDVARVPRREPGMTAVEVLTSESQERMLAIVTPDDLDEVTELCDRWEIRASVVGRVTGTGRFRVFDGTFDALGVPGANPPPPAGDAPARTSSDSPPVADVPAGSLGDGPCYERPMAPPAGRDGIAAADPSAELARRFGAGADFSDELLALLAVPDIADTSWVWRQYDHQLFLNTVVGPGHDAAVLRLDGTKRGLALSTDGNARMCRLDPRASARLTVLEAARNVACVGAVPKALVNCLNFGNPEHPEVMWQFSEVIDGMREACKALDLPVVGGNVSFYNESGGADIDPTPVLGVVGVIESLAAPPPTTALPDGASVVVLGETADETGGSQWARRHGLHGGRPPVSDLERAAALNTLLADIVGGPGVVAVHDCSDGGLAVALAEMAIAGDVGVAVDLDDVPTPADADVPPGALCFGESTSRVVLGVEPESVDDVVRAAEDAGVPAAVIGQAGGDRLSARDGSGGGFDVPLAAAASAWRDTIPTAVEAPVDQT, encoded by the coding sequence ATGTCGTCGAAAGAAACGCCCCCGGGGCCTCCGCTGTCCGGCCCGCCGCTGCACCGTCAGCTCGGCATGACCGACGACGAGTTCCACGCCGTCGTGTCGCTCCTCGGCCGTGAGCCCAGCCACGAGGAACTGGCGATGCTCTCGGTGATGTGGAGCGAGCACTGCTCCTACAAGTCGTCGAGCGTCCACCTGCGGCGCCTTCCCACGGAGGCGCCGTGGGTCCTCGTCGGCCCCGGGGAGGGCGCCGGCGTGATCGACGTGGGCGACGGGCTGGCCGTGGCCATCCGCATCGAGAGTCACAACCACCCCTCGGCCGTGGAGCCCTACCAGGGGGCGGCCACCGGTGTGGGCGGCATCATCCGCGACATCTTCTCGATGGGCGCCCGCCCGATCGCCCTCATGGACCCGCTACGTTTCGGGCCCCTCGACGACCCGCACGTCCGTTACCTCTTCGAGGGCGTCGTGTCGGGCATCAGCGGCTACGGAAACGCCGTCGGCGTACCCACCGTCGGCGGGGAGCTCGTCTTCGACGAGACCTACCGCGACAACCCGCTCGTCAACGTCCTGTGCCTCGGTGTGCTCCCTCAGGAGCGCATGGTGCTCGCGCGTGCCGAGGGTGAGGGCAATCTCGCCGTGCTGCTGGGAGCATCGACCGGACGCGACGGCATCGGCGGCGCCAGCGTCCTCGCGTCCGCCGGCTTCGCCGAGGGCGACGAGGAGAAGCGCCCGTCGGTGCAGGTGGGCGACCCGTTCGAGGAGAAGAAGCTCATCGAGGCGTGCCTGGAAATGCTCGAGCGCCGTCTCGCCGTCGGTGTTCAGGATCTCGGCGCCGCGGGCATCTCGTGCGCGGCGTCGGAGACCGCGGCGAACGCAGGTGCCGGGATGGACCTCGACGTCGCACGCGTGCCACGCCGGGAGCCGGGGATGACCGCCGTCGAGGTTCTCACCTCTGAGAGCCAGGAGCGGATGCTCGCCATCGTGACGCCCGACGACCTCGACGAGGTCACCGAGCTGTGCGACCGCTGGGAGATCCGTGCCTCGGTGGTCGGGCGTGTCACCGGCACCGGCCGCTTCCGTGTGTTCGACGGCACCTTCGACGCCCTCGGGGTTCCCGGCGCCAACCCCCCGCCACCTGCGGGAGACGCGCCCGCTCGCACCAGCTCCGACTCACCGCCCGTGGCCGACGTCCCGGCCGGCAGCCTCGGCGACGGGCCGTGCTACGAGCGTCCGATGGCCCCACCCGCCGGGCGCGACGGGATCGCCGCCGCCGACCCGTCCGCCGAGCTCGCCCGCCGCTTCGGTGCCGGCGCCGACTTCTCCGACGAGCTCCTCGCCCTGCTCGCCGTGCCCGACATCGCCGACACGTCGTGGGTGTGGCGCCAGTACGACCACCAGCTCTTCCTCAACACCGTCGTCGGCCCCGGCCACGACGCCGCCGTGCTGCGCCTCGACGGGACGAAACGTGGCCTCGCCCTCAGCACCGACGGGAACGCCCGCATGTGCCGCCTCGATCCGCGCGCAAGCGCGCGCCTCACGGTGCTGGAGGCCGCCCGAAACGTCGCGTGCGTCGGCGCCGTGCCCAAGGCGCTCGTCAACTGCCTCAACTTCGGGAACCCGGAGCACCCCGAGGTGATGTGGCAGTTCAGCGAGGTGATCGACGGCATGCGCGAGGCCTGCAAGGCGCTCGACCTCCCCGTCGTCGGTGGCAACGTGTCGTTCTACAACGAGTCGGGCGGCGCCGACATCGACCCCACTCCGGTGCTCGGCGTCGTCGGCGTGATCGAGAGCCTCGCTGCGCCACCTCCCACCACGGCGCTTCCCGACGGAGCGTCCGTCGTGGTGCTCGGTGAGACCGCCGACGAGACGGGAGGGTCGCAGTGGGCACGCCGCCACGGCCTCCACGGCGGTCGGCCGCCGGTCTCCGACCTGGAGCGGGCGGCCGCGCTGAACACCCTCCTGGCCGACATCGTCGGAGGACCCGGCGTCGTGGCCGTCCACGACTGCTCCGACGGCGGGCTGGCCGTGGCACTCGCCGAGATGGCGATTGCCGGGGACGTCGGCGTCGCCGTCGACCTCGACGACGTCCCGACACCCGCCGATGCCGACGTACCCCCGGGCGCGCTGTGCTTCGGGGAGTCGACGTCGCGTGTCGTGCTCGGTGTCGAGCCCGAGAGCGTCGATGACGTCGTGCGCGCCGCCGAGGACGCGGGCGTGCCGGCCGCCGTCATCGGACAGGCCGGCGGCGACAGGCTGTCCGCCCGCGACGGCAGCGGTGGCGGCTTCGACGTCCCGCTCGCCGCAGCGGCGTCAGCGTGGCGCGACACCATCCCGACCGCCGTCGAGGCCCCCGTCGACCAGACCTGA
- the purQ gene encoding phosphoribosylformylglycinamidine synthase subunit PurQ → MSTRVGVVVFPGTNCELDMTRSLGALGGDARIVWHGDTDLTGIDAVVIPGGFAHGDYLRTGAIARFSPVMEAVNAFAADGGPVVGICNGFQVLTEAGLLPGALGKNEHLRFLCQEVELRVETTSTPLTHRAGVGDVLRIPVNHFEGNYVCDDATLDMLRADDRVVFRYVTNPNGSRDDIAGICNEGRNVVGLMPHPERASDEILGSADGVVLLESLLSTTPATA, encoded by the coding sequence ATGAGTACCCGCGTCGGTGTGGTGGTCTTCCCCGGCACCAACTGCGAGCTCGACATGACGCGCTCGCTGGGTGCCCTGGGTGGTGACGCCCGCATCGTGTGGCACGGCGACACCGACCTCACCGGCATCGATGCGGTCGTGATCCCGGGCGGTTTCGCCCACGGCGACTACCTCCGCACGGGTGCCATCGCCCGCTTCTCGCCCGTCATGGAGGCCGTGAACGCCTTCGCCGCCGACGGCGGACCCGTCGTGGGCATCTGCAACGGCTTCCAGGTCCTCACCGAGGCGGGGCTCCTCCCCGGCGCCCTCGGGAAGAACGAGCACCTCCGGTTCCTCTGCCAGGAGGTGGAGCTACGGGTCGAGACCACGTCGACGCCGCTCACGCACCGCGCCGGCGTCGGTGACGTGCTCAGAATCCCGGTCAACCACTTCGAGGGCAACTACGTCTGCGACGACGCCACGCTCGACATGCTGAGAGCCGATGACCGCGTGGTGTTCCGCTACGTGACCAATCCCAACGGCAGCCGCGACGACATCGCCGGCATCTGCAACGAGGGGCGCAACGTCGTGGGCCTCATGCCGCACCCGGAGCGGGCGTCCGACGAGATCCTCGGCTCGGCCGACGGCGTGGTCCTGCTCGAGTCGCTCCTGTCGACGACGCCGGCAACGGCCTGA
- the purS gene encoding phosphoribosylformylglycinamidine synthase subunit PurS — translation MEFAAQVDITLKEGILDPQGAEIERALPALGYTNVTDVRVGKTIRLVLDASDEAAAHTQLVEMCDRLLANPVIESYTVELTPAEAAVSP, via the coding sequence GTGGAGTTCGCTGCGCAGGTCGACATCACGCTGAAGGAGGGGATCCTCGATCCCCAGGGCGCAGAGATCGAGCGCGCCCTACCGGCGCTCGGCTACACCAACGTCACCGACGTGCGCGTCGGAAAGACCATCCGGCTCGTTCTCGACGCCTCCGACGAAGCCGCCGCTCACACGCAGCTCGTGGAGATGTGCGACCGGCTCCTCGCGAACCCGGTGATCGAGTCGTACACCGTCGAGCTGACGCCCGCGGAGGCTGCCGTCTCGCCATGA
- a CDS encoding phosphoribosylaminoimidazolesuccinocarboxamide synthase → MNDPVHVASGKVRELYDVGDDRLVIVSTDRISAFDVVMSEPIPDKGWALTQLSAWWFEQTSGICPSHFLSADPADLPGGLPDDAPGRSMLVKKAEPIRLECIVRGYLFGSAWGEYQESTTMNGAPMPPGLRQADPLPEPVFTPTTKAETGHDEALTVDEAVDLVGRSTYDTIEAYSLALYGYGATHAATCDLVLADTKFEFGVIDGEIAVIDEILTSDSSRYWEADTWAPGTSPPSFDKQFVRDYLSEQDWDRTPPPPPLPDDVISGTRARYIEAYERLTNPS, encoded by the coding sequence GTGAACGACCCGGTCCACGTCGCCTCCGGCAAGGTCCGTGAGCTCTACGACGTCGGCGACGACCGGCTCGTGATCGTGTCGACCGACCGCATCTCCGCGTTCGACGTCGTGATGAGCGAGCCCATTCCCGACAAGGGCTGGGCGCTCACCCAGCTGTCGGCCTGGTGGTTCGAACAGACCTCGGGCATCTGCCCCAGCCACTTCCTCAGCGCCGATCCCGCCGATCTGCCCGGAGGCCTGCCCGACGACGCCCCCGGCCGGTCGATGCTCGTGAAGAAGGCCGAGCCGATCCGCCTCGAGTGCATCGTGAGGGGCTACCTGTTCGGCAGCGCCTGGGGGGAGTACCAGGAGAGCACCACGATGAACGGTGCTCCGATGCCTCCGGGGCTGCGCCAGGCCGATCCCCTGCCCGAGCCGGTCTTCACGCCCACCACCAAGGCCGAGACGGGCCACGACGAGGCGCTCACGGTCGACGAGGCCGTCGATCTCGTGGGCCGCAGCACCTACGACACGATCGAGGCCTACTCGCTCGCCCTCTACGGGTACGGCGCCACGCACGCCGCGACGTGCGACCTCGTGCTCGCCGACACCAAGTTCGAGTTCGGCGTGATCGACGGGGAGATCGCCGTGATCGACGAGATCCTCACGAGCGACTCGTCGCGCTACTGGGAGGCCGACACCTGGGCGCCGGGCACGTCGCCCCCGTCGTTCGACAAGCAGTTCGTGCGCGACTATCTCTCGGAACAGGACTGGGACCGCACCCCCCCACCCCCGCCGCTGCCCGACGACGTGATCTCCGGCACCCGCGCCCGCTACATCGAGGCCTACGAGCGCCTCACCAACCCCTCGTAG